In Cotesia glomerata isolate CgM1 linkage group LG3, MPM_Cglom_v2.3, whole genome shotgun sequence, one genomic interval encodes:
- the LOC123260325 gene encoding fibrillin-2-like, with the protein MDPRKMLAFCIAAAIGVLAVQTGQETIRDRYLAHYSTPSAGSQDFDNHSHTNPPAGPNICRSRYRTYCCPGWSRKPDTGLCIIPICARRCGNGRCIRPNVCLCDGGSVSASCNSITSSIPSVSSQGFSSSPSRGHEPRERQEDHRGLQTRNGGTCRARCINGNCVDGRCQCRAGFEGEFCNEPICREPCLNQGRCIGPDRCACIYGYTGRRCETDYRTGPCYTKVKNGQCLVHLQGVVCTRQMCCATVGKGWGHPCERCPARLDCEVGHLKNNQGQCLDINECEAIPGLCAGGKCVNTPGSFTCECPEGQARDLETNECTDKNECEEEGICSDGKCINTERGYYCVCNPGFIQSQDRRFCIDGRQGLCYTAVNRNGQCKNRLEIRLSKKDCCCGKNMGRGWGDECYKCPLVGTNEHHKLCSEAPSIAINECVLRPDICGGGKCIDTPDGYECECLPGYVKLNGRCEDVDECQQDYCQGGTCQNLPGSFLCHCPTGFVVSGEGRYCSDHDECQDTGMCTNGHCTNMNGSFKCKCNDGYVLSSSKNTCIDINECSENPRICLNGRCENTPGSYHCVCQSGFTPSRDNTFCVDMDECSTTGMCDNGKCVNMEGSFKCVCDSGFRLGPDQSHCIDIDECLSSPCQNGRCKNTPGSFRCECNPGFNLGPDGRSCLDTRRDLCYSQYKDGQCLNPTSTAVTKSSCCCCTVILGQPLGWGSNCQPCPMPRTPEFESLCPHGAGMTYNGDDINECAQNPNICLNGGCENLMGTYRCICDNGYQLDATGKLCSDINECELESSLCSGGQCRNTPGSFQCVCPTGTRFNTQNQMCEDVDECEELGADVCINGICINTKGSYQCECTNGYILDNTGHICMDNRRGSCWTKMVDGRCENNFPRLALKSECCCSVGVAWGSPCEACDYSLCDCSKGYAKVDGKACADINECELNSGICKGGGTCVNTDGSYRCECPPGLTLDPTHSACIDTRQETCYMDYRHGQCTSPIEGQFSKSICCCSVGRAWGNDKCELCPKQGTQQHAELCPKGEGFTDRQDINECVEFPGMCLNGRCKNSIGSYSCRCNQGYALDENGLKCNDIDECEIMRGVCGNGTCVNTPGTFQCDCNEGFLSSEIMKICMDINECEETPGLCRGGTCRNIEGGFKCICPPGHELSPDKQSCKDIDECSRTSGICSNGVCENMMGTYQCICDDGFRQTGMKSHCEDISECAVGNGGCEDICVNTPGSFSCACSAGFGLNLDGRTCADIDECKDNPRICNGGQCSNLRGSYSCHCTGGLLPGKDGTSCIDVDECVTQPRVCGFGECRNTIGSFDCRCEDGYSVKPDAGPDCTDDDECLLNAYSCSEFANCRNTPGSYECTCHDGFTGNGIECRDINECLVNNGGCDANAQCINTEGSFKCICDAGFRGDGYSCRDIDECTNDPSLCENGHCLNYPGSFRCECEMGFMHPEENNEQACIDINECEMFHNLCVFGKCENIFGMFRCECDEGYKLDGSGGNCTDIDECESPQACQYGKCVNTQGKYRCECPPNHELVEAGNACVDRRESFCYTGTENLGGRPQCIFDMSSSVTKATCCCSIGSAWGTRCEQCPEIGSKEFEELCPGGLGYRPNSITVVLEDINECEEHENICQNGHCTNTFGSFMCSCNEGYILDPTKTSCTDIDECALHPQICGVGYCINDQGKYHCECPEGYMSMPGGKECVDMRKELCYMNYEDRQCFNPMVHPQTKMLCCCSMGAAWGSPCEKCPGERTREHEILCGMVPGQIMNPITNHTEEIDECALMPTMCTHGRCLNTPGSFECQCDIGYIYDEDSHQCIDENECQQTPNPCAGNAQCVNLQGSFECRCPAGYKLGISQRSCIDIDECYERPGICSNGVCNNLQGSFQCVCHLGYALTRDRDFCVDIDECQRNPNICNNGTCINTLGSYKCQCYDGYKLSPNNDCADIDECRVMPFLCRNGRCKNLVGSFICECADGYTLAQDGQHCRDIDECQEIPGLCPSPGKCQNLMGSYICSCPPGYELDISKKRCVDVDECVDTKNICENGKCINTDGGVICECPEGFKLSDKWNSMTCVDVREEQCYDRFRRGQCLAPRIGEMTRKHCCCTMGKAWGRNCETCPREHSEEFKRLCPEGSGRDDTGVDLNECLFMPDACSGGDCINTDGSFRCECPPGYTLDDTGRRCVDLNECLHNQNICGNGSCANVEGGFECSCANGFTPGVNQVCEDINECLELGNQCAFRCHNAPGSFRCICPYGYILAADGRHCIDVDECSTPANNCKFQCKNLIGSFMCICPPGYQQIGMTDECKDVDECAVNSGLCRNGQCINLEGSYQCRCYEGFEMSGDGKSCVDRRVGYCFLRTVSGRCSARTSELKTVTKADCCCTMGAAWGPHCELCPSRDSDNYNELCLDKGFSVDGQDIDECTAIPDLCRNGMCINTLGSFRCVCNKGYKADKAGTHCLDVNECELTPSPCKFNCQNTEGSFSCSCPVGFILNPDGVGCRDLDECATGNHLCQQKCINTEGSYTCACRDGYTQHGDACHDINECDEAGTCPKPGTCINTLGSFKCICPRGFKLDRTGRFCTDNNECADDSNCEHGCQNLMGAFRCNCPEGFIQHLYYNQCIDENECNNSPCGDSVCINTIGSYKCGCPDHYQFDNDLQICVQVSPGCFGSPCAFGCTSSGSSNFLCGCPSGYQRIGQGHCLSTINPIATGNYGEEIGNVPTFVIGPDPYHIPPAGDKIISSEGCFSCKLNGRERQRRGTKLQANQTINANYSKLRHTRGLNRRTPLMRRSARHHHGEIYTMKMTLRQTKHKMRIIKLQPAIKNEKMEYSIVKGNKNNQFELVKDRGGIWGLHFKSRLKRSGEFRVVIHGVPANGITAANEVWEKPLTFRVHIVVTD; encoded by the exons accTAATATATGTAGATCGAGATATCGGACTTATTGCTGTCCTGGTTGGTCTAGGAAGCCAGATACTGGTCTTTGCATCATTc caATATGTGCGCGCCGTTGCGGTAATGGAAGATGTATTCGACCAAACGTTTGTCTCTGTGACGGAGGGTCAGTATCAGCATCTTGCAACAGCATAACCAGCAGCATCCCATCAGTTTCATCTCAAGGCTTCTCTTCCTCCCCGAGCCGAG GACATGAACCGAGAGAGCGACAAGAAGATCACAGGGGTCTGCAGACGCGGAACGGTGGAACCTGCAGAGCGCGATGCATCAATGGAAATTGCGTTGACGGGAGGTGTCAGTGCAGAGCTGGGTTTGAAGGAGAATTTTGTAATGAAC CAATTTGCCGAGAGCCATGTTTGAACCAAGGAAGATGCATCGGGCCCGATCGCTGCGCGTGTATCTATGGGTACACCGGAAGACGCTGCGAAACAGACTACCGAACAGGCCCCTGCTACACCAAAGTCAAAAATGGGCAGTGTCTTGTCCATCTTCAGGGGGTAGTTTGCACGCGACAAATGTGCTGCGCTACTGTCGGCAAAGGATGGGGCCATCCTTGCGAGAGGTGTCCTGCGAGACTTGACTGCGAAGTCGGGCatctcaaaaataatcaaGGACAATGCTTAG atattaatgAGTGCGAAGCAATTCCTGGGCTTTGCGCGGGTGGAAAGTGTGTGAATACTCCAGGATCATTCACTTGCGAGTGTCCAGAAGGCCAGGCAAGAGATTTGGAGACCAATGAGTGTACGGATAAAAACGAATGCGAGGAAGAAGGGATTTGCAGCGATGGAAAATGCATTAATACTGAACGCGGGTATTATTGCGTTTGTAATCCTGGATTTATTCAGAGTCAGGATAGACGATTTTGTATAG atGGACGTCAAGGTCTTTGTTACACGGCAGTAAATCGAAATGGACAGTGTAAAAACCGCTTGGAAATCCGGCTGAGTAAAAAAGATTGCTGTTGTGGTAAAAATATGGGTCGTGGTTGGGGTGACGAGTGTTACAAATGTCCTCTTGTCGGAACAA ATGAACATCACAAGCTCTGCTCAGAAGCTCCAAGCATCGCGATAAATGAATGCGTCCTCCGACCGGATATCTGCGGGGGAGGAAAATGTATCGACACCCCCGATGGCTACGAATGCGAGTGTCTTCCAGgatatgtaaaattaaatggCAGATGCGAGGACGTAGACGAGTGCCAGCAAGACTATTGTCAGGGCGGAACGTGTCAGAATTTGCCTGGAAGTTTTCTTTGTCACTGTCCTACGGGATTTGTTGTTTCTGGAGAAGGAAGATATTGCAGCG acCACGATGAATGTCAAGATACAGGAATGTGTACGAATGGTCACTGCACAAATATGAACGGTTCATTCAAATGTAAATGTAACGACGGCTACGTTCTTTCGTCGTCCAAGAACACGTGTATCG acatcaACGAGTGTTCAGAAAATCCAAGAATTTGTTTAAATGGAAGATGCGAAAACACGCCTGGTTCCTATCACTGCGTCTGTCAATCGGGATTCACACCATCAAGGGACAACACTTTTTGCGTTGACATGGACGAGTGTTCGACCACCGGGATGTGCGACAACGGAAAGTGTGTTAATATGGAGGGATCTTTCAAGTGCGTTTGTGATTCTGGGTTTAGATTGGGACCCGACCAAAGTCACTGCATAG atatTGACGAGTGTCTGAGCTCGCCGTGTCAAAACGGCCGATGCAAAAACACGCCTGGAAGTTTCAGGTGCGAATGTAACCCTGGTTTCAACCTGGGACCGGATGGTAGATCATGTTTAg ATACCCGGCGAGATTTATGTTACTCGCAGTACAAAGATGGCCAGTGTTTGAATCCGACGTCTACGGCTGTGACTAAATCTAGTTGTTGCTGCTGTACTGTCATTTTAGGACAACCTCTAGGATGGGGAAGTAACTGCCAGCCTTGTCCGATGCCTAGGACTCCAGAGTTTGAGTCTTTGTGTCCTCATGGTGCCGGAATGACTTACAATGGAGATG acatAAACGAATGCGCTCAAAACCCAAACATATGTCTCAATGGTGGATGTGAGAATCTCATGGGCACTTACCGTTGCATTTGCGACAACGGCTACCAATTAGACGCGACCGGGAAGCTATGCAGTGACATAAACGAATGCGAATTAGAAAGCTCGCTGTGCTCAGGCGGTCAGTGCAGAAACACCCCAGGAAGTTTCCAGTGTGTATGCCCAACTGGTACCCGGTTCAACACACAAAATCAGATGTGTGAAGATGTCGACGAGTGCGAAGAACTTGGTGCTGATGTTTGTATCAATGGAATCTGCATAAATACTAAAGGCTCTTATCAGTGCGAATGTACTAATGGGTATATTCTTGATAATACGGGTCATATTTGTATGG ACAATCGAAGAGGCTCTTGTTGGACAAAAATGGTCGACGGAAGATGTGAAAATAATTTCCCCAGACTAGCACTGAAATCCGAGTGCTGTTGCTCGGTCGGAGTCGCTTGGGGAAGTCCTTGCGAGGCTTGTGACTATTCCTTGTGTGACTGTTCTAAAGGATACGCGAAAGTTGACGGAAAAGCTTGCGCTGACATCAACGAATGCGAGTTGAACAGTGGAATTTGTAAAGGAGGTGGCACCTGCGTCAATACTGATGGATCTTATCGCTGCGAATGTCCTCCAGGACTTACTCTGGACCCTACTC ACTCAGCTTGCATCGACACTAGACAAGAAACCTGTTACATGGACTACCGCCACGGCCAATGCACGTCTCCAATAGAGGGTCAATTTTCAAAGAGTATCTGCTGCTGCTCTGTGGGTCGAGCGTGGGGCAACGACAAGTGCGAGCTGTGTCCCAAACAAGGCACTCAGCAGCACGCAGAATTGTGTCCGAAAGGAGAGGGCTTCACCGACAGACAGGACATCAACGAATGCGTAGAGTTCCCTGGGATGTGTTTGAACGGAAGGTGCAAGAACTCCATCGGGTCTTACAGTTGTCGCTGTAACCAGGGCTACGCTCTGGACGAAAACGGGCTCAAGTGCAACGACATCGACGAGTGCGAGATCATGCGCGGAGTCTGCGGGAATGGAACCTGCGTCAACACTCCAGGAACTTTTCAGTGCGACTGCAACGAGGGATTTCTTAGCAGCGAGATCATGAAGATCTGCATGGACATCAACGAGTGTGAAGAAACTCCCGGGCTGTGCCGTGGTGGGACTTGCAGGAATATTGAAGGAGGCTTCAAGTGCATCTGTCCTCCAGGTCACGAGTTGAGTCCAGACAAGCAGTCCTGCAAAGATATTGATGAGTGTTCCAGGACCAGCGGAATCTGTTCGAACGGCGTCTGCGAAAATATGATGGGAACTTACCAGTGCATCTGCGACGACGGGTTCAGGCAAACCGGGATGAAGTCCCACTGCGAAGATATCAGTGAGTGCGCTGTCGGCAATGGCGGCTGCGAAGATATTTGTGTCAATACTCCTGGTAGCTTCTCTTGTGCTTGCAG cgctGGATTTGGACTCAATCTTGATGGAAGAACTTGCGCGGATATTGATGAGTGCAAAGACAATCCTAGGATATGTAATGGAGGTCAATGTTCTAATTTACGCGGGTCTTATTCTTGCCATTGTACTGGAGGGCTTTTGCCTGGAAAAGATGGAACTTCTTGTAtag ATGTTGATGAATGTGTTACCCAACCGCGAGTTTGTGGTTTTGGAGAGTGCAGAAATACTATCGGTTCATTCGATTGCCGGTGTGAGGATGGTTATTCAGTAAAACCAGACGCTGGACCCGATTGTACGGATGACGATGAGTGTTTACTGAACGCTTATTCCTGCAGCGAGTTTGCTAATTGTCGCAACACTCCTGGATCTTATGAGTGTACTTGCCACGATGGGTTCACTGGAAATGGAATCGAGTGCAGAGACATCAATGAGTGTCTTGTTAATAACGGCGGGTGTGATGCTAATGCTCAGTGTATAAACACCGAAGGTTCTTTCaag tgtATTTGTGACGCTGGATTTCGCGGAGATGGCTACTCGTGTCGGGACATCGACGAGTGCACCAACGACCCCTCGCTGTGTGAAAATGGACACTGTCTGAACTACCCCGGGTCCTTCAGGTGCGAATGTGAGATGGGATTCATGCACCCGGAAGAAAATAATGAACAAGCTTGTATTGATATAAATGAGTGTGAGATGTTTCACAATTTGTGTGTTTTTGGCAagtgtgaaaatatatttgggATGTTCCGGTGCGAGTGTGACGAGGGCTACAAGTTGGACGGCTCTGGAGGAAATTGCACGGATATTGATGAGTGTGAAAGCCCTCAAGCTTGTCAGTATGGTAAATGTGTTAACACTCAGGGTAAATATCGCTGCGAATGTCCGCCGAATCATGAACTTGTTGAAGCTGGCAATGCTTGTGTtg ACAGACGAGAATCATTCTGCTACACCGGTACAGAAAACCTGGGCGGGCGTCCTCAGTGTATCTTCGACATGTCATCATCAGTAACAAAAGCGACATGTTGCTGCAGCATCGGAAGCGCGTGGGGAACTCGTTGCGAGCAGTGCCCTGAAATCGGTAGCAAAGAATTCGAAGAACTCTGCCCAGGAGGACTAGGCTACCGCCCGAACAGCATCACGGTAGTTCTAGAAGACATAAACGAGTGCGAGGAGCACGAGAACATCTGCCAGAACGGGCACTGCACCAACACCTTTGGGAGTTTCATGTGTTCCTGCAACGAAGGGTACATCCTAGACCCGACCAAGACCAGCTGCACAGACATCGACGAGTGCGCTCTGCACCCGCAGATCTGCGGAGTCGGCTACTGCATAAACGACCAAGGAAAGTACCACTGCGAGTGTCCAGAGGGCTACATGTCAATGCCGGGGGGAAAAGAGTGCGTGGACATGCGAAAAGAGCTCTGCTACATGAACTACGAAGACAGACAGTGTTTCAACCCGATGGTCCATCCCCAGACCAAGATGCTCTGCTGCTGCTCAATGGGCGCCGCCTGGGGCTCTCCCTGCGAAAAGTGTCCAGGCGAGCGAACCCGCGAGCACGAGATCCTCTGCGGAATGGTCCCCGGGCAGATAATGAACCCGATCACAAATCACACCGAAGAAATCGACGAGTGCGCGCTGATGCCCACTATGTGCACTCATGGGCGCTGTTTAAACACCCCCGGGAGCTTCGAGTGCCAGTGCGACATCGGGTACATCTACGACGAGGACTCTCACCAGTGCATCGACGAGAACGAGTGCCAGCAAACTCCAAATCCTTGCGCAGGAAACGCGCAGTGCGTGAATTTACAGGGCAGCTTTGAGTGTCGCTGCCCAGCGGGGTACAAATTAGGAATTTCACAGCGGAGCTGCATCGACATCGACGAGTGCTACGAGCGCCCTGGAATCTGCTCCAACGGAGTCTGCAATAATCTCCAAGGTTCCTTCCAGTGCGTGTGCCACCTGGGCTACGCTCTGACCCGGGACCGGGATTTCTGCGTAGACATCGACGAGTGCCAAAGAAACCCCAATATCTGCAACAACGGGACCTGCATCAACACTTTAGGCTCCTACAAATGTCAGTGCTACGACGGGTACAAGCTTTCTCCAAACAACGACTGCGCAGACATTGACGAGTGCAGAGTAATGCCGTTCCTGTGCAGGAACGGCCGCTGCAAGAACTTAGTCGGTTCTTTTATCTGCGAGTGCGCTGATGGATACACTTTAGCGCAAGATGGCCAGCACTGTCGCGATATTGATGAGTGCCAAGAAATCCCCGGGCTGTGTCCTTCTCCCGGAAAGTGCCAGAATTTAATGGGCTCGTATATCTGCAGCTGCCCGCCAGGATACGAACTGGACATTTCGAAGAAGAGGTGTGTTGATGTTGACGAGTGTGTTGATACGAAGAACATCTGCGAGAACGGCAAGTGCATTAACACTGACGGTGGAGTGATCTGCGAGTGCCCGGAAGGATTTAAGTTAAGCGACAAGTGGAACTCGATGACCTGCGTTGATGTTCGGGAGGAACAGTGCTACGATCGTTTCCGCAGAGGACAATGCTTGGCGCCAAGGATTGGAGAGATGACTAGAAAACATTGCTGCTGCACGATGGGCAAAGCTTGGGGGAGAAACTGCGAGACTTGTCCGAGGGAACACTCGGAGGAATTCAAGCGGCTTTGTCCTGAAGGCTCGGGGAGAGACGACACGGGGGTGGATTTAAATGAGTGTCTTTTTATGCCTGACGCTTGCTCAGGTGGAGATTGTATTAACACTGACGGATCTTTTAGATGCGAGTGTCCTCCAGGGTACACTTTAGATGATACCGGGAGACGATGCGTGGATTTAAACGAGTGCTTGCACAACCAGAACATCTGCGGGAATGGAAGCTGCGCAAATGTTGAAGGAGGGTTCGAGTGTTCCTGCGCGAACGGATTCACGCCTGGGGTGAACCAAGTTTGTGAAGACATTAATGAATGCTTGGAACTCGGGAACCAATGCGCGTTCCGCTGCCACAACGCTCCGGGATCTTTCAGGTGCATTTGTCCGTACGGGTACATCCTTGCTGCTGATGGAAGACACTGCATTGATGTTGACGAGTGCTCGACGCCGGCGAATAATTGCAAGTTCCAGTGCAAGAACTTGATCGGGTCTTTCATGTGCATTTGCCCGCCAGGGTATCAGCAGATTGGAATGACTGATGAGTGTAAGGATGTTGATGAATGCGCGGTCAATTCAGGGCTCTGCAGGAATGGTCAGTGTATTAATCTGGAGGGAAGTTATCAGTGCAGGTGCTATGAGGGCTTTGAAATGAGTGGAGATGGAAAGTCTTGTGTTGATAGGAGGGTTGGCTACTGCTTCTTGAGGACTGTTAGTGGAAGGTGCTCTGCTAGGACTTCGGAGTTGAAGACGGTGACCAAGGCTGATTGTTGCTGCACTATGGGAGCCGCCTGGGGACCTCATTGTGAATTGTGTCCCTCGAGGGACTCGGATAATTATAATGAACTTTGTTTGGATAAAGGGTTCTCTGTTGATGGACAGGATATTGATGAGTGCACGGCTATTCCTGATTTGTGTCGGAATGGAATGTGCATTAATACTCTGGGGTCCTTTAGGTGTGTTTGTAATAAGGGGTACAAGGCTGATAAAGCTGGAACTCATTGTTTAG atgTTAATGAATGCGAACTGACTCCCAGtccttgtaaatttaattgtcaaaACACGGAAGGTAGTTTCAGTTGCTCGTGTCCAGTTGGGTTTATTTTGAATCCTGACGGCGTTGGCTGTCGCGATCTTGATGAATGCGCTACTGGAAATCATCTTTGTCAGCAAAAGTGTATCAATACTGAAGGAAGCTATACTTGCGCGTGTAGAGATGGATATACTCAACATGGTGATGCTTGtcatg atattaaTGAGTGTGATGAAGCTGGAACGTGTCCAAAACCAGGAACCTGTATCAATACTCTAGGAAGTTTCAAGTGTATTTGCCCTCGTGGCTTCAAATTAGACCGCACTGGACGTTTCTGTACGGACAATAATGAATGTGCCGATGACAGTAATTGTGAACATGGCtgtcaa aatttaatgGGAGCATTTAGATGCAATTGTCCAGAAGGATTTATCCAACATTTATATTACAACCAATGTATCGACGAAAACGAGTGCAATAATTCACCTTGTGGAGATAGTGTTTGTATAAATACTATAGGAAGTTATAAATGTGGATGTCCAGACCATTATCAGTTTGATAATGATTTACAGATTTGTGTTCAA GTCAGTCCAGGATGTTTTGGAAGCCCTTGTGCTTTCGGATGCACATCCAGCGGGTCCAGTAATTTCTTATGCGGTTGCCCATCAGGTTATCAGCGTATTGGACAGGGTCACTGTCTTTCTACGATAAATCCAATAGCTACTGGTAATTATGGAGAAGAAATAGGAAATGTACCAACATTTGTTATTGGTCCAGATCCTTATCATATACCTCCAGCTggtgataaaattatttcttctgaAGGTTGCTTCTCTTGTaag ctcaATGGAAGAGAAAGACAAAGAAGAGGAACAAAATTACAAGCTAATCAAACAATTAATGCTAATTATTCAAAACTTAGACACACTAGAGGATTAAATAGGAGAACACCTTTAATGAGACGCTCAGCAAGACACCATCATGGAGAAATATATACCATGAAGATGACATTACGTCAGACAAAACATAAAATGAGGATCATTAAATTACAGCCAGCAATTAAa AATGAAAAAATGGAATATTCGATAGTAAAAGGCAACAAAAACAACCAATTCGAATTGGTCAAGGACCGCGGTGGCATTTGGGGCCTCCATTTCAAGAGTCGTCTCAAAAGGTCGGGTGAGTTCCGCGTGGTAATTCACGGGGTGCCGGCCAACGGAATCACTGCTGCTAACGAAGTATGGGAAAAGCCTCTGACATTTAGAGTACACATTGTCGTCACggattga